The Prunus dulcis chromosome 3, ALMONDv2, whole genome shotgun sequence genome segment GATGCCATCCCTTCCTCTGCACATTTAATGGCTTCCTGGTAGAGAATGTTGTATTGCAAGTTCCTTCCTTTCTGAGAATTGGCCTTTAATTCGACACAGGGAAGTAAATCCAACATAACCTCTTCCTTGGCATTTCTTGTCCATCTTTTTAAGATATAACACTGTGGGAGGATAAAGACATTAGTTGCTTTAAACACTGCAAGCACGTGTCTGCAAAGGATcccttcaaattcaaacatcTTGCAGCTACAACTAGCTAGTTGTTCTGCTATATTAAAAGCCACGACATACGTTTTATGTTCTTCATCAAATCTTGATACCTCATAGGTGCTGGTTCCTCCATCCTCTGCACTTAATTTCACAGcaaacaaaagagattcaaaAACCTCATCCTGAAATATGGTGAACATATTTCTTGTGTAGATATCTGCTCCTTGCTTTTCCACAGGAagtggtgtttttagaactgGTTTAGTATAAAAAGTTTCAAACTCTGCCTTTGCTTCTTTCTCATATCTTTCATCTAAAGCCTTCTCATATTGCTCTGCAAAATCTTGTAAGGTAGTTCCTGAATTCACATAGCCATCAAAAAGTGAGTTCACACTTCCACTCCGCTGGGCAGCATACATCCCTGCAAAGAATGTATCTCTCATGTATACTGGGACCCACAAGTTGCGATCAATATAAAGTGATTGAAGCCAATCATTCCCTCTAAGATTGTACTTATCAAGGAGCATCTGCCAAGTTGATTCAAATGCATCAGGTGTCTCACTCTTGTTAATGCATCTATCAAATTCAACTTGAAAAGTCCTAGGGGTTACACTATATACATGTCCCAATTCCTTCGGCATCTTGCTTATGATATGCCACTTGCAATATCGATGGCTTGATTGAGGAAAACCTTGTTGCACTGCTCTACTTATGGCAGGATCATAATCAGTTATGATTAAACCTGGTTGTCGTCCAGACATTGCCTCAAGCCAAGTTGTGAAGAGCCAACTGAATGTGGATTCGGTCTCATCTGCAAGCAATGCACAGCCAAAGAGAACTGAATGTTTGTGATGATTTACTCCAGTAAAAGTTGCAAATGGCATTTTATACTGATTCACTTGATAAGTAGTATCAAATGCTACAACATCAGAGAAACAGTTGTAAGCGATTCTTGATCTTGTGTCAACCCAAAAGACACTACTCAGCCTCTCTTCTTCATCGACCTGTATTGC includes the following:
- the LOC117620673 gene encoding protein FAR1-RELATED SEQUENCE 5-like, with product MQEGIEQYIMELVPSSECEAKGVDSFVALGDEGYEHSVAEEVEAPVVLDDSKEGYVDFDLSQYIGGGVVEPTLGMEFTSEDDARNFYNAYAKQTGFSIRVNSYYRSKKDNSIISREFCCSKEGFRRERHAKKDSGEDAKRRRARALTREGCKALMTVRRRDCGRWYVAKLEKNHNHELVTPAMRHFLRSHKQEFAPEKSCSNSFSSPGLSLDAPVDVLTDCSSFGKMEFAVQSNVNYIGRGRLSTFGIDAQSLLGFFKIMQASDPAFYYAIQVDEEERLSSVFWVDTRSRIAYNCFSDVVAFDTTYQVNQYKMPFATFTGVNHHKHSVLFGCALLADETESTFSWLFTTWLEAMSGRQPGLIITDYDPAISRAVQQGFPQSSHRYCKWHIISKMPKELGHVYSVTPRTFQVEFDRCINKSETPDAFESTWQMLLDKYNLRGNDWLQSLYIDRNLWVPVYMRDTFFAGMYAAQRSGSVNSLFDGYVNSGTTLQDFAEQYEKALDERYEKEAKAEFETFYTKPVLKTPLPVEKQGADIYTRNMFTIFQDEVFESLLFAVKLSAEDGGTSTYEVSRFDEEHKTYVVAFNIAEQLASCSCKMFEFEGILCRHVLAVFKATNVFILPQCYILKRWTRNAKEEVMLDLLPCVELKANSQKGRNLQYNILYQEAIKCAEEGMASDQIFKVALNALREARVKIVGAKRNAMKSMPQN